A section of the Apostichopus japonicus isolate 1M-3 chromosome 1, ASM3797524v1, whole genome shotgun sequence genome encodes:
- the LOC139971333 gene encoding acetylcholinesterase-like produces MHITKGLNFLLLTSLWALLGESNFVAMAYESDPRVVLGIGEVAGKLETFSSDFMKINRKVAVYQGIPYAEPPVGYRRFQPPAPVIPWEGIYEANDMPPGCPQVVPHHLKHLDAAEMTTENCLFLNVFVPMPTPVNSSIMVYIHGGDLTWGSGLSYPADPLPLAAVGNVILVTLNYRLGLFGFLSTGDEVIPPNLGLHDQRAALKWVHDNIEAFGGDPNKVTIFGNEAGAVSVGWHLLSPQSRQFFQRVILQSGNPLSDQMEFISPDEALRRANVTASLVGCSFAELERKDSLRKCLAETHVADLVTVGSQMGTMLEVQRVWQPVLDNDFFPKPTRDLVQDGGFGDIDVIIGMNKHEGTYDLYQLMDFPREKPFINRRTFETLARKLDLEKFEMDILTLLYVKENFRFDNENDYFDALSGILTDTKYTCNVREFAWMLQTAGCKVYMYELTHDPQSQSVLKFLWSSAGHMEDLKYVFGLPFQTDLPFQIPEEERLISAHFMRLWTNFARTGDPNISGDPKQPLSKLPVWQEYSNINEDYKKMESTLPNGHHLQTKECYTWQNVLPKLRAEMAELKTLRSLSGETKASADQNKMKEKEHDEL; encoded by the exons ATGCATATTACCAAAGGACTAAACTTCTTACTCTTAACTTCGCTCTGGGCCCTTTTAGGAGAATCGAACTTCGTAGCCATGGCATACGAATCCGATCCAAGAGTTGTTCTTGGGATTGGCGAAGTTGCCGGAAAGTTGGAAACATTTTCAAGTgatttcatgaaaataaatcGTAAGGTTGCTGTCTATCAGGGTATACCGTACGCGGAACCACCTGTAGGGTATAGGAGGTTCCAACCACCGGCGCCGGTCATCCCTTGGGAGGGGATCTATGAAGCCAACGACATGCCACCTGGATGTCCACAGGTGGTACCCCATCACCTTAAACATTTAGATGCCGCCGAAATGACCACAGAAAACTGCCTCTTTCTTAACGTTTTCGTGCCAATGCCTACG CCCGTAAATTCTAGTATTATGGTGTACATCCACGGAGGAGATCTGACATGGGGAAGTGGTCTGAGCTATCCCGCTGACCCTTTACCTCTAGCCGCTGTGGGGAATGTGATTTTGGTCACGTTGAACTATCGTCTTGGCTTGTTCGGGTTCCTCTCTACAG GGGATGAGGTCATACCACCAAACCTAGGTCTTCACGACCAACGAGCAGCTTTGAAGTGGGTCCATGACAATATTGAAG CATTTGGTGGTGATCCTAATAAAGTCACAATTTTCGGTAATGAAGCTGGAGCTGTTAGTGTCGGCTGGCATCTCCTCTCTCCTCAAAGCAGACAATTCTTTCAACGAGTTATTTTGCAG AGTGGCAATCCATTGAGCGACCAGATGGAGTTTATTTCGCCAGACGAGGCTCTTCGACGAGCCAATGTCACCGCATCGTTGGTTGGTTgtagtttcgcggaactggagAGAAAAGATTCACTCAGAAAATGTCTAGCCGAAACACACGTTGCGGATCTTGTTACCGTCGGGTCACAG ATGGGAACGATGCTTGAGGTACAGCGAGTATGGCAACCAGTCCTTGACAACGATTTCTTTCCCAAGCCAACAAGGGATCTTGTACAGGACGGTGGGTTTGGAGATATTGACGTCATCATTGGTATGAATAAACACGAGGGCACCTACGATTTATACCAACTCATGGACTTTCCGCGTGAGAAACCCTTTATCAACAGGAGAACATTTGAAACTCTTGCAAGGAAATTGGATCTGGAAAAGTTTGAAATGGACATTCTAACTTTATTATACGTTAAAGAGAATTTTAGATTTGACAATGAAAATGATTATTTTGATGCGTTGTCTGGTATACTCACTGACACGaaatatacatgtaatgtaagAGAATTTGCTTGGATGCTTCAAACGGCTGGTTGTAAAGTCTACATGTATGAGTTAACCCACGATCCTCAATCACAGTCAGTATTGAAGTTTCTATGGTCTAGTGCGGGGCATATGGAAGACCTGAAGTATGTCTTTGGGTTACCATTCCAGACAGATTTACCTTTTCAAATACCAGAGGAGGAACGATTGATATCGGCTCATTTTATGAGACTGTGGACAAATTTCGCAAGAACTGG GGATCCAAATATTTCCGGCGATCCAAAACAACCACTATCAAAATTACCCGTATGGCAAGAATATTCTAACATTAATGAAGACTATAAGAAAATGGAATCTACATTACCCAATGGACACCATTTACAGACCAAAGAGTGCTACACCTGGCAAAACGTGCTACCCAAACTTCGAGCTGAAATGG CGGAATTGAAGACGTTACGGAGCCTCAGCGGTGAAACTAAGGCATCTGCTGATCAAAACAAGATGAAAGAGAAGGAGCACGACGAACTGTGA